The window CGGCACAATCCCTAAAAGTTGATAACTGGTCTGGACCGCCGTTGTTAACCCCACAAATAAACTCGCCAGAATCACAATCGGCACGGCACCGACACCAAAATTGTATATCTGCTCAACAATTCGGGGTAGCGTGCGCCTTAAATCCCTCGGTAATGTCAGACTCCGGCCCAGAAAAATTACGAAATCAAACGCACCGGTAAACGCCCTCATAGAAAAATATTATTGCTATCCGGCACCCTGTCAATTTACAGATTAGCCTGAGTTAACGCTGCTGGTAATAAATTACAAATCTTTTCGCCGGGCGCGCCACCGTTTAACAACCCGCTCAAGGTCTGGATTAAGTAGACCCTCCCGCCACCAGCGGGAGAATTCAACATCACCGCTCTTCGGTTTGGGATTGGGTAAGTCAACCATCATACGGGTTGGCATCGCTACCGCCTCACCCAGAATCAACGCTTCCCCTGTCCTCAACGCCGGCAGCATATTCATCAAACCTGCCAGCGAATCGGGCACCAGACGACGAACGTAATTCTGGTCATCAGGGTTCGTAAGACGCATTGCGATAAATGTGTTGCACTGGGAAAGAACCGTCTCGGAAAGCTCTTTGGGACGTTGACTGACAACAATCATTCCGATGCCGTACTTCCTGCCCTCTTTGGTAATCCGTTCCACCGCACTTCTTGCGGCAGTGAACCGGCCATCGCTCCGAGACGGCACGTAATTGTGCGCCTCTTCCAGAACCAGAAGTATCGGAAACCGTTCTCGTTCCGGATTCCAGAGGTTAAACTCAAAAACCATCCGGGCAACTACCGCAACCACCACTCCAATCGCCTCAGAAGGAACGCCACTTAAATCTACTACCGTCATCTGGTGGGGCGCATTTATTGAAAGGTAACTCTGCAGTAGGTCAATAAAACTTGCGCTGCTGGTGTAAGTACGGGGCTTGAACATAAAGTTGTACCGCGGGTCAGAGAGTTTGCTGTCCAGCCGAATGAGGAATTTATCAAACACTCCATAAAGTGGACCTTCTTCCTGTTCACCTTGAGCATTGTAGACCATCTGGATATTCCAATCGCGCAGCATTGAAACCATGTCATCAAGGTCAAAGTAAACGGGCGAATCGGCGGTTATTGAAGAACCCAAACCCAACCGTTCTCTTGTATCCCACGCCTGCCGTGCCCGCATCAATGAGTCGCGTAAAACAACAATCTGATTTTTCGCCGTCGGTTCGGTCATATCAACGGTCAGGTCAACAAACTCTTCGAAGTTCAGCAGCCAGTAGGGTAATTCAACATTATCCGCCTGAATAAGGTTTACCTGTTCAGGAAATGCCGCGGCGTATTCACCATGCAAATCCAGAACAACGATATGCGTGTTGCGATACTTCTCAATCGCCTCCTGCAAAATACTCACGACGGTACAGGACTTACCACAACCGGTTGTTCCCAGAACCGCGATATGCTGCCCAAAGAACTTATCAACATTTATGTAAACCCGTTGATTCTCGGCACCACTCGGTTTGCCAAACGAGAATCCATATTCAATAAACTCAGAAAATATATCATCAAGTTCGCTGTCATCAACCATCTGAACCCGTTGACCAACATTGGGATACACCGAAACACCCCGGACAAATTTTTTATTTTGTTCCAGCGTCCCCAGTAAGATGCAATCTGCCACCTTCCGGGAGTTTTTTCCATTCTCCATTCTGATGCTTGACACCAATCCTATTACGCGGTAATCTTGGAAAGATATTTTTACATAGGAACCCGGTTGTCCCGGATAATAACCGTTACTGAGCGGAACTGTTGTATCCACAGTTAAATCAACCAGCGCCCGTTCACCATTGACTTCCGTAACATAACCAATATCAATCTGCCCCACTGCTTCCTCCTTTCACATAAAAATTATATCAAAATTAAATCGTTTCGTAAACTGCCGATTAAAATTAGTAATTAAGCACCCTTCTTTTTACTTTTGCTCTTTCTCCGGCTAATCAGCATTTGATTCAACCAATCCAGCCACACATCAACTCCTTCCCCGGTACGCAATGAAATCGTCATTATCGGCACGCGGGGCTTTAATCTGCGCACCGCCCGCTGAAAATCTTCAAGTTTAAAGTCAACATAAGGCAACAGGTCAATTTTGTTGACAATCACGACATCTGATTTGGTAAACATCAGGGGGTATTTAACCGGTTTGTCGCTCCCTTCAGGTGTCGAGACAATCGTAACATTGTAGTGCACAGGCAGCCGGAACTCTGCCGGACAAACAAGGTTGCCAACATTTTCTATGATTAAAAGGTCAAGATTTGCCAGGTCAATCGAAGGGAAAACCGAAGCAAGCATCAAACCGTCCAGGTGACAGGCGCCCTGAGTGTTGATCTGTGTACAACCTACCCCCTGGGCAATAACCCGCCGCGCATCGAGGTCACCTTGAATATCCCCTTCAATGACCCAGATGCGCCAGCGCTCCTTTAACGCCACCACCGTCCTTTCCACTAAACTGGTTTTACCAGCACCTGGCCCGGACATGATATTTATCCCCAGAACGCCATATCGATTTAACTGCTGGAGCTGCTCCTCAGCCAGCGCATCGTTACTCGCCAGAACCCGGCGCATCACCGGTAACCTCTTCATTTCTTTCATTGAGCCCTCTCTACTTATGTAAAAAGTTCTTTAACCATTTCAGAGCCTTGATATCAACCGGAACGAGCGCTTTCCGGTCACTGCCCACGGAAACTAACGCCACCGAACAATCCACCAGTTCGGCAATTTTTTCGATGTATTGCCGGGCTCTGAGAGGTAATGATTTAAAAGTTCGGCAGTTGGTGGTTTTTTCCCGCCAGCCGGGCAAGGAAATATAATCCGGCTCGAGTTCCGGTGCCAAAAATGGGTCAAATTCAAGAATCCTTTTACCCTGATAACGGTAACCCACACAAACTTTTATCTCTTTAAGTGAGTCAAGCACGTCAAGTTTTGTCAGTACCAATGCAGTGAGTCGGTTGTAACGCACTGCTGCCCGAACCAAGCCAGCATCAAACCAACCGCATCGGCGCGGTCTTCCGGTTGTTGCCCCGTATTCGGCACCAAGTTCGCGCAGCATTGACGCCTCCGCCGTATCCAGTTCGGAAGGAAATGGCCCGGCACCAACGCGGGTTGTGTATACCTTCGCCACACCCACCGCTTCTTCAAGCCAGAGGGGACTGATCCCGCTTCCGGTTGCCGCCCCTGCAACACCTGTTGAAGAGGTTGTGACAAAAGGATAAGTTCCCAGGTCTATGTCCAGATGAGTTCCCTGGGCGCCTTCAAACAGTATCCGTTTGTCAGCGCGCAGTGCCCTATCCAACATAACCGTTCCGTCCCCAATCATCGCTGTTAAATTCTTACTCACCACACGCACCTCTTGTGCCAGTTCTTTAAAAGAAATCGGCTCTGCCTGGTACAGCTCCATAAGTCGGAAATTCGCCGCTGCCACATTCCGGCGCAACTTCTCCATAAATAAATCTTCGTTCAACAGGTCACCAGCTCTGATGCCGACCCGGGCATACTTGTCTTGGTAAGCCGGGCCAATACCCTGACCGGTTG is drawn from candidate division WOR-3 bacterium and contains these coding sequences:
- the hypB gene encoding hydrogenase nickel incorporation protein HypB — translated: MKRLPVMRRVLASNDALAEEQLQQLNRYGVLGINIMSGPGAGKTSLVERTVVALKERWRIWVIEGDIQGDLDARRVIAQGVGCTQINTQGACHLDGLMLASVFPSIDLANLDLLIIENVGNLVCPAEFRLPVHYNVTIVSTPEGSDKPVKYPLMFTKSDVVIVNKIDLLPYVDFKLEDFQRAVRRLKPRVPIMTISLRTGEGVDVWLDWLNQMLISRRKSKSKKKGA
- a CDS encoding adenylosuccinate synthase, producing the protein MPNLVVIGTQWGDEGKGKVVDFLAQNAQIVVRFQGGPNAGHTVCWGKHKLTFHQIPSGLLHPRIKGIIGCGCVVDPYRLQDELRLLKKDGKDVGNRLLIDRRAHIIFPYHKALDRLQETQLAEKKIGTTGQGIGPAYQDKYARVGIRAGDLLNEDLFMEKLRRNVAAANFRLMELYQAEPISFKELAQEVRVVSKNLTAMIGDGTVMLDRALRADKRILFEGAQGTHLDIDLGTYPFVTTSSTGVAGAATGSGISPLWLEEAVGVAKVYTTRVGAGPFPSELDTAEASMLRELGAEYGATTGRPRRCGWFDAGLVRAAVRYNRLTALVLTKLDVLDSLKEIKVCVGYRYQGKRILEFDPFLAPELEPDYISLPGWREKTTNCRTFKSLPLRARQYIEKIAELVDCSVALVSVGSDRKALVPVDIKALKWLKNFLHK
- a CDS encoding DUF87 domain-containing protein, which produces MGQIDIGYVTEVNGERALVDLTVDTTVPLSNGYYPGQPGSYVKISFQDYRVIGLVSSIRMENGKNSRKVADCILLGTLEQNKKFVRGVSVYPNVGQRVQMVDDSELDDIFSEFIEYGFSFGKPSGAENQRVYINVDKFFGQHIAVLGTTGCGKSCTVVSILQEAIEKYRNTHIVVLDLHGEYAAAFPEQVNLIQADNVELPYWLLNFEEFVDLTVDMTEPTAKNQIVVLRDSLMRARQAWDTRERLGLGSSITADSPVYFDLDDMVSMLRDWNIQMVYNAQGEQEEGPLYGVFDKFLIRLDSKLSDPRYNFMFKPRTYTSSASFIDLLQSYLSINAPHQMTVVDLSGVPSEAIGVVVAVVARMVFEFNLWNPERERFPILLVLEEAHNYVPSRSDGRFTAARSAVERITKEGRKYGIGMIVVSQRPKELSETVLSQCNTFIAMRLTNPDDQNYVRRLVPDSLAGLMNMLPALRTGEALILGEAVAMPTRMMVDLPNPKPKSGDVEFSRWWREGLLNPDLERVVKRWRARRKDL